Proteins found in one Triticum urartu cultivar G1812 chromosome 4, Tu2.1, whole genome shotgun sequence genomic segment:
- the LOC125551594 gene encoding UDP-arabinopyranose mutase 1: MAGTVTVPGSSVPSTPLLKDELDIVIPTIRNLDFLEMWRPFFQPYHLIIVQDGDPSKVIKVPEGFDYELYNRNDINRILGPKASCISFKDSACRCFGYMVSKKKYVFTIDDDCFVAKDPSGKDINALEQHIKNLLSPSTPFFFNTLYDPYREGADFVRGYPFSLREGAPTAVSHGLWLNIPDYDAPTQMVKPRERNSRYVDAVLTIPKGTLFPMCGMNLAFDRQLIGPAMYFGLMGDGQPIGRYDDMWAGWCVKVICDHLSLGVKTGLPYLWHSKASNPFVNLKKEYKGIFWQEDIIPFFQNATLSKECDTVQKCYISLSEQVKEKLGKIDPYFVKLADAMVTWIEAWDELNPSDTVVAAGNGKAAAM, encoded by the exons ATGGCAGGGACGGTGACTGTGCCCGGATCGTCGGTGCCATCAACGCCGCTGCTCAAGGACGAGCTGGACATCGTGATCCCGACCATCCGCAATCTCGACTTCCTCGAGATGTGGCGCCCCTTCTTCCAGCCGTACCACCTCATCATCGTGCAGGACGGCGACCCCAGCAAGGTCATCAAGGTTCCTGAGGGCTTCGACTACGAGCTCTACAACCGCAACGACATCAACCGCATTCTCGGCCCCAAGGCCTCATGCATCTCCTTCAAGGACTCCGCGTGCCGCTGCTTCGGCTACATGGTCTCCAAGAAGAAGTACGTCTTCACCATCGATGACGACTGCTTC GTGGCCAAGGACCCATCTGGCAAAGACATCAATGCTCTTGAGCAGCACATCAAGAACCTCCTCAGCCCGTCCACCCCGTTTTTCTTCAACACCTTGTATGACCCCTACCGTGAAGGTGCGGACTTTGTCCGTGGATACCCCTTCAGCCTTAGGGAGGGTGCCCCCACCGCGGTCTCTCATGGCCTTTGGCTGAACATCCCTGACTATGATGCACCCACACAGATGGTTAAGCCTCGTGAGAGGAACAGCAG GTATGTTGATGCCGTCCTGACTATTCCCAAGGGGACACTGTTCCCCATGTGTGGCATGAACCTTGCCTTTGACCGTCAGCTCATTGGCCCTGCAATGTACTTTGGCCTCATGGGTGATGGCCAGCCTATTGGTCGCTACGATGACATGTGGGCTGGATGGTGCGTCAAG GTCATCTGCGACCACTTGAGCCTTGGAGTGAAGACTGGGCTGCCATACCTGTGGCACAGCAAGGCTAGCAACCCATTTGTCAACTTGAAGAAAGAGTACAAGGGCATCTTCTGGCAGGAGGACATCATCCCCTTCTTCCAGAACGCCACCCTCTCCAAGGAGTGTGACACAGTCCAGAAGTGCTACATCTCACTCTCGGAGCAGGTCAAGGAGAAGCTTGGCAAGATTGACCCTTACTTCGTGAAGCTTGCTGATGCCATGGTCACCTGGATCGAGGCCTGGGACGAGCTGAACCCATCTGATACCGTCGTTGCTGCTGGGAACGGCAAGGCAGCAGCCATGTAG